In one Aeromicrobium wangtongii genomic region, the following are encoded:
- a CDS encoding glycoside hydrolase family 3 C-terminal domain-containing protein: protein MRRQVLAAAVVAALSGTVAFQAVTTASTASSSNDSRDPIYLNTRYSPEERAADLVSRMTLQEKASQMNSSRAAAIPRLGVAAYGWWNEAAHGVAREQTTDNSNPPILTNTTSYPVSLSLGSTWNPQLMYDEASLIGDEARDVVQENQRDLDFWSPTVNLGRDPRWGRNDETYSEDPYLTTAIASKFVNGMEGKDENGKLLRSGRGYLKTVTTLKHFAANNSEFNRRNGSSDMDDRTLREYYTAQFRGIVKKSQPGSIMSSYNRVNGTPAAADVYLIDTLARKTFGFKGYFTSDCDAIYEIQAGHKWQPPGFPRPLNEIERHAFANSAGEDLDCNQGYHDQYNYGNTVPTAVAQGITTQTGLYTENDVDVSVVRLFTARMRLGEFDDESRVPWVREARRRLAPGTWTNSDANGAVTQTPERLAMARKAADESLVLLKNDAVKGSGKKAGTLLPLQVPRKGAYKVAVVGPYANPESMYLGGYSSIQGAAGKANHVNGFQGISKAVKAIDPQATVDYLPGLSGDHNTVIAEDVAKVKGYDAVVVYAGTDNKTADEDTDRKSLALPGAQAQLIEQVAAANPRTVAYLETMGQVDVESFKSEVPAILWSSYNGQRKGEGLADVLLGRHNPTGHLPFTWYRSVDQLPDIADYNIRPTATTQGRTYQYFTGPVSYAFGHGLGYSSFRYSKVRVDRSSVDANGRVTVTAKATNTGRATGTDVVQLYAATPDSKPSLERPIKRLAGFDRVTLKPGRSATVRIKVKIADLAFYDEARSRYVVDQGRYDLQLASSAKDVLGRATTRVRGTLDAVPSVVTANPHTAKDAARDIPQRVFFTKGDVIDPQLTVTLSDDRIFGHVTKGKSVALPAGMRVSYRSNRPDVVDVTRRGAVRATGKGVATVTATVRYHGRSSTGTFVVHVG, encoded by the coding sequence ATGAGACGACAAGTCCTGGCTGCCGCAGTGGTGGCCGCGCTATCGGGGACGGTGGCCTTCCAGGCCGTCACGACGGCCTCAACGGCATCGAGCTCGAACGACTCGCGTGATCCGATCTACCTGAACACCCGGTACTCGCCGGAGGAGCGCGCCGCCGACCTCGTGTCGCGCATGACGCTTCAGGAGAAGGCCAGCCAGATGAACAGCAGCCGGGCCGCGGCGATCCCGCGGCTGGGAGTCGCTGCGTACGGCTGGTGGAACGAGGCAGCCCACGGCGTCGCCCGCGAGCAGACCACCGACAACAGCAATCCGCCGATCCTGACCAACACGACGTCCTACCCCGTGTCGCTGTCGCTGGGCTCGACCTGGAACCCGCAGCTGATGTACGACGAGGCGAGCCTGATCGGCGACGAGGCCCGCGACGTCGTCCAGGAGAACCAGCGCGACCTCGACTTCTGGTCGCCGACCGTCAACCTGGGTCGCGACCCCCGCTGGGGACGCAATGACGAGACGTACAGCGAGGATCCGTACCTGACCACCGCGATCGCGTCCAAGTTCGTCAACGGCATGGAGGGCAAGGACGAGAACGGCAAGCTGCTGCGCTCGGGCCGGGGCTACCTGAAGACCGTCACGACGCTGAAGCACTTCGCGGCCAACAACAGCGAGTTCAACCGTCGCAACGGCTCCTCGGACATGGACGACCGCACGCTGCGCGAGTACTACACGGCGCAGTTCCGAGGCATCGTGAAGAAGTCGCAGCCGGGCTCGATCATGAGCTCGTACAACCGCGTCAACGGGACCCCGGCCGCGGCCGACGTCTACCTGATCGACACGCTGGCCCGCAAGACCTTCGGTTTCAAGGGCTACTTCACCTCCGACTGCGACGCGATCTACGAGATCCAGGCCGGGCACAAGTGGCAGCCGCCGGGATTCCCGCGGCCGCTGAACGAGATCGAGCGGCATGCGTTCGCCAACAGCGCCGGTGAGGACCTGGACTGCAACCAGGGCTATCACGACCAGTACAACTACGGGAACACCGTGCCGACCGCGGTCGCGCAGGGCATCACGACGCAGACGGGTCTGTACACCGAGAACGACGTCGACGTGTCGGTCGTCCGGCTGTTCACCGCCCGCATGCGCCTCGGTGAGTTCGACGACGAGTCGAGGGTCCCGTGGGTGCGTGAGGCCCGCAGGCGCCTCGCGCCCGGCACGTGGACCAACAGCGACGCCAACGGCGCCGTCACCCAGACGCCCGAGCGACTCGCGATGGCCCGCAAGGCCGCCGACGAGAGCCTCGTGCTGCTGAAGAACGACGCGGTGAAGGGATCGGGCAAGAAGGCCGGCACCCTCCTGCCGCTGCAGGTTCCCCGCAAGGGTGCGTACAAGGTCGCCGTCGTGGGGCCGTACGCCAACCCCGAGTCGATGTACCTCGGCGGCTACAGCAGCATCCAGGGTGCAGCCGGCAAGGCCAACCACGTCAACGGCTTCCAGGGCATCTCGAAGGCCGTCAAGGCCATCGACCCGCAGGCCACGGTGGACTACCTGCCGGGCCTCTCGGGCGATCACAACACGGTCATCGCGGAGGACGTCGCCAAGGTCAAGGGCTATGACGCCGTCGTGGTCTACGCCGGCACCGACAACAAGACCGCGGACGAGGACACCGACCGCAAGTCGCTGGCCCTGCCCGGTGCGCAGGCACAGCTCATCGAGCAGGTCGCTGCGGCCAACCCGCGCACGGTGGCCTACCTGGAGACGATGGGCCAGGTCGACGTCGAGTCGTTCAAGTCCGAGGTCCCCGCGATCCTGTGGAGCTCCTACAACGGTCAGCGCAAGGGTGAGGGCCTCGCCGATGTGCTGCTGGGCCGCCACAACCCGACCGGGCACCTCCCGTTCACGTGGTACCGCTCGGTCGACCAGCTGCCGGACATCGCCGACTACAACATCCGCCCCACCGCGACGACCCAGGGACGTACGTACCAGTACTTCACCGGCCCCGTGTCGTACGCATTCGGGCACGGTCTGGGCTACTCGTCCTTCCGCTACTCCAAGGTCCGGGTCGACCGGTCCTCGGTGGATGCCAACGGCCGCGTGACGGTCACCGCCAAGGCGACCAACACCGGTCGGGCGACCGGGACGGACGTCGTGCAGCTGTACGCGGCGACGCCCGACTCCAAGCCCTCGCTGGAGCGTCCGATCAAGCGGCTGGCCGGTTTCGACCGGGTCACGCTGAAGCCCGGGCGCAGCGCGACGGTGCGCATCAAGGTCAAGATCGCCGACCTGGCGTTCTACGACGAGGCGCGCAGCCGGTACGTCGTCGACCAGGGCCGGTACGACCTGCAGCTCGCGTCGTCGGCCAAGGACGTCCTGGGCCGCGCGACGACGCGGGTGCGAGGCACGCTCGACGCGGTTCCGTCCGTCGTCACGGCGAACCCGCACACGGCGAAGGACGCGGCGCGGGACATCCCGCAGCGGGTGTTCTTCACCAAGGGTGACGTGATCGACCCGCAGCTGACCGTCACGCTCAGCGACGACCGGATCTTCGGCCACGTCACGAAGGGCAAGAGCGTCGCCCTCCCGGCCGGCATGAGGGTGTCGTACCGCAGCAACCGTCCGGACGTCGTCGACGTCACGCGCCGCGGGGCCGTCAGGGCCACCGGCAAGGGCGTCGCGACGGTCACCGCCACGGTCCGCTACCACGGAAGGAGCAGCACCGGCACCTTCGTGGTGCACGTGGGCTAG